In the Nicotiana tabacum cultivar K326 chromosome 16, ASM71507v2, whole genome shotgun sequence genome, one interval contains:
- the LOC107828762 gene encoding squalene monooxygenase SE1 has protein sequence MVDMGLSGSVLAVVFGFVAVLWFFIQRNGGRKDKNNDPATTSTTTTTVYDGECRSKDANDDADIIIVGAGVAGAALAHTLGKEGRHVKVIERDLTEPDRIVGELLQPGGFLKLQELGLEDCVENIDAQRVFGYALFKDGKSTRLSYPLEKFHADVSGRSFHNGRFIQRMREKAASLPNVKLEQGTVTSLLEENGTIRGVQYKNKSGEELKAYAPLTIVCDGCFSNLRRTLCDPKVEVPSCFVGLVLENCQLPHANHGHVILADPSPILFYPISSTEVRCLVDVPGQKVPSISNGEMAKYLKSVVAPQVPPEIKDAFIAAIDKGNIRTMPNRSMPAAPHPTPGALLMGDAFNMRHPLTGGGMTVALSDIVVLRDLLKPLRDLNDAPTLCRYLESFYTLRKPVASTINTLAGALYKVFCASPDQARKEMRDACFDYLSLGGVFSTGPVSLLSGLNPRPLSLVCHFFAVAIYGVGRLLLPFPSPKRMWIGARLISGASGIIFPIIKAEGVRQMFFPATVPAYYRSPPEVKL, from the exons ATGGTGGATATGGGTCTTTCCGGATCTGTACTTGCGGTGGTGTTTGGCTTCGTGGCAGTTTTGTGGTTTTTCATTCAGAGAAATGGTGGCCGCAAAGATAAAAATAATGACCCCGCCACCACCAGCACCACTACCACAACGGTGTATGATGGAGAATGCAGATCAAAGGACGCAAACGATGACGCTGACATCATCATCGTCGGTGCTGGCGTTGCCGGTGCCGCTCTTGCTCACACCCTTGGCAAA GAGGGGCGTCATGTAAAAGTGATTGAAAGAGATTTGACAGAGCCTGATCGAATTGTTGGAGAACTCCTACAACCAGGTGGCTTCCTCAAATTGCAGGAGTTGGGTTTGGAAG ATTGTGTGGAGAATATTGATGCTCAGCGAGTGTTCGGGTATGCTCTTTTCAAGGATGGCAAGAGCACTCGTCTTTCTTATCCCCTGGAGAAGTTTCATGCTGATGTATCTGGGAGGAGCTTTCACAATGGGCGTTTCATtcaaagaatgagagagaaagcTGCATCTCTTCCCAA TGTGAAACTGGAGCAAGGCACTGTTACGTCTCTGCTAGAAGAAAACGGGACCATTAGAGGTGTTCAGTACAAAAACAAATCTGGTGAAGAGTTGAAAGCCTATGCACCATTGACCATAGTGTGCGATGGTTGTTTCTCGAATCTACGGCGTACACTTTGTGACCCAAAG GTAGAAGTGCCTTCTTGTTTTGTTGGTCTGGTCCTGGAGAACTGCCAGCTTCCACATGCAAACCATGGACATGTCATTTTGGCTGATCCATCACCTATCCTGTTCTACCCCATAAGCAGTACTGAGGTCCGTTGCCTTGTTGATGTACCTGGTCAAAAAGTGCCTTCTATTTCAAATGGTGAAATGGCCAAATATTTGAAAAGCGTCGTCGCTCCCCAG GTGCCTCCTGAGATAAAAGATGCATTCATTGCTGCAATTGATAAAGGGAACATCAGAACAATGCCAAACCGAAGCATGCCAGCTGCTCCTCATCCAACTCCTGGTGCTCTTCTCATGGGAGATGCATTCAACATGCGCCATCCCTTGACTGGTGGAGGAATGACTGTAGCATTGTCTGATATTGTTGTATTACGTGATCTTCTTAAACCTCTTCGTGATTTGAATGATGCACCTACTCTTTGTAGATATCTGGAGTCCTTTTACACCTTGCGTAAG CCGGTGGCATCTACCATCAATACATTGGCTGGTGCATTGTATAAGGTGTTTTGTGCTTCACCTGATCAAGCTAGGAAGGAGATGCGCGATGCATGCTTTGACTATTTGAGCCTTGGTGGAGTATTCTCCACAGGACCTGTATCTTTGCTTTCTGGCTTAAACCCTCGTCCATTAAGTCTCGTTTGTCACTTCTTTGCTGTGGCTATCTATGGTGTTGGCCGCTTGCTGCTGCCTTTCCCATCACCCAAACGTATGTGGATTGGAGCCCGGCTGATCTCG GGTGCATCTGGAATTATTTTCCCTATCATCAAGGCAGAAGGAGTGAGGCAGATGTTCTTCCCCGCTACTGTTCCTGCATATTACAGGTCTCCTCCTGAAGTGAAATTGTAA